In Agromyces archimandritae, one genomic interval encodes:
- the pdxS gene encoding pyridoxal 5'-phosphate synthase lyase subunit PdxS: MSTSGTGTTRVKRGLAEMLKGGVIMDVVTPEQARIAEDAGAVAVMALERVPADIRAQGGVARMSDPELIDAIKAEVSIPVMAKARIGHFVEAQVLEALEVDYIDESEVLSPADYVNHIDKWRFTVPFVCGATNLGEALRRITEGAAMIRSKGEAGTGDVSEATKHIRTITAEIHALTSMTRDELYVAAKNLQAPYELVAEIAETGTLPVVLFTAGGVATPADAAMMMQLGADGVFVGSGIFKSGNPEQRAAAIVKATTFFDDPVAIAAASRGLGEAMVGIDVADLPAPHRLAERGW; encoded by the coding sequence ATGAGCACGTCAGGAACCGGCACCACCCGCGTCAAGCGCGGCCTCGCCGAGATGCTGAAGGGCGGCGTCATCATGGACGTCGTCACCCCCGAACAGGCCCGCATCGCCGAAGACGCCGGCGCCGTCGCCGTCATGGCGCTCGAGCGCGTGCCCGCCGATATCCGCGCCCAAGGCGGCGTCGCGCGCATGAGCGACCCCGAGCTCATCGACGCCATCAAGGCCGAAGTCTCCATCCCCGTCATGGCCAAGGCCCGCATCGGCCACTTCGTCGAAGCACAGGTGCTCGAAGCCCTCGAGGTCGACTACATCGACGAGTCCGAAGTGCTCTCGCCCGCCGACTACGTCAACCACATCGACAAATGGCGGTTCACCGTGCCGTTCGTCTGCGGTGCCACGAACCTCGGGGAAGCCCTCCGCCGCATCACCGAGGGCGCCGCGATGATCCGCTCCAAGGGGGAGGCCGGCACCGGCGACGTCTCCGAGGCGACCAAGCACATCCGCACGATCACCGCCGAGATCCACGCGCTCACCTCGATGACCCGCGACGAGCTCTACGTCGCCGCCAAGAACCTGCAGGCCCCCTACGAGCTCGTCGCCGAGATCGCCGAGACCGGCACGCTGCCGGTCGTGCTCTTCACCGCAGGCGGTGTCGCGACCCCCGCCGACGCCGCGATGATGATGCAGCTCGGCGCCGACGGCGTCTTCGTCGGCTCGGGCATCTTCAAGTCCGGCAATCCCGAGCAGCGCGCGGCCGCGATCGTGAAGGCCACGACCTTTTTCGACGACCCCGTAGCGATCGCCGCCGCCTCCCGCGGCCTCGGCGAAGCCATGGTCGGCATCGACGTCGCCGACCTTCCGGCCCCGCACCGACTCGCCGAGCGCGGCTGGTGA
- the pdxT gene encoding pyridoxal 5'-phosphate synthase glutaminase subunit PdxT, producing the protein MNAGVDARAPRIGVLALQGGVREHERMLDGLGATVVRVRRPEELAGVDGLVIPGGESTVIARLAALAGLTGPIRVAIGAGMPMLGTCAGLILLADALEDAAAGQETFGGLDIVARRNAFGAQTESFETLLDVPDMGEEPVRAAFIRGPVVASLGPAASALARHDDGRIVAVEQGALLATAFHPELTGETRFHERFLGQVRAAAA; encoded by the coding sequence GTGAACGCGGGGGTGGATGCCCGAGCGCCCCGCATCGGCGTGCTCGCCCTGCAGGGCGGCGTCCGCGAGCACGAGCGGATGCTGGACGGCCTCGGCGCCACCGTGGTGCGCGTGCGGCGGCCCGAGGAGCTCGCCGGCGTCGACGGGCTCGTGATCCCCGGCGGCGAATCCACCGTCATCGCCCGCCTCGCCGCACTCGCCGGCCTCACCGGGCCGATCCGCGTCGCCATCGGGGCCGGGATGCCGATGCTCGGCACCTGCGCCGGGCTCATCCTCCTCGCCGACGCCCTCGAAGACGCCGCAGCCGGCCAGGAGACCTTCGGCGGCCTCGACATCGTCGCCCGCCGCAACGCCTTCGGCGCGCAGACCGAGTCCTTCGAGACCCTGCTCGATGTGCCCGACATGGGGGAGGAGCCTGTGCGCGCCGCCTTCATCCGCGGACCCGTGGTCGCCTCGCTCGGCCCCGCTGCCAGCGCTCTCGCGCGCCACGACGACGGCCGGATCGTCGCCGTCGAACAGGGCGCGCTGCTGGCGACCGCCTTCCACCCGGAACTGACGGGGGAGACCCGCTTCCACGAGCGCTTCCTCGGTCAGGTGCGCGCCGCGGCGGCGTGA
- a CDS encoding phosphotransferase, with protein MTDAAAPTAANRVPWAALPDAVRTAVEERAGSPVVSAGLAAGGFSAGYAGVLDFADGTRRFVKAGDGGRNAETARLHRTEGRLAGELPPGFAPAFEWMLETGEWVVLAFEAVDGRVPGPWTLAELDAVLALQAELASLPAPSGLPSVGAWFAAGPRGWRELGSTAPDAVPGWARGRLDELIALEPQAVDAAAGTSFVHFDLRSDNVLLEPSGAVRLVDWPHSGCGAPWLDLAFFAPSVAVDGVADAPGIDAEAVFRRSPLAGDVDRGRLAAVMCAWAGRQLSSSLREDPPGVPGLRAFQRRQAVPVLAWASDLLDQTA; from the coding sequence ATGACCGACGCCGCCGCCCCGACCGCAGCGAACCGCGTGCCGTGGGCCGCGCTCCCGGACGCGGTGCGCACGGCCGTCGAGGAGCGGGCGGGCTCCCCGGTCGTCTCGGCCGGGCTCGCGGCCGGCGGGTTCAGCGCCGGATACGCCGGCGTGCTCGACTTCGCCGACGGCACGCGCCGCTTCGTGAAGGCCGGCGACGGCGGGCGCAACGCCGAGACCGCACGGCTGCACCGTACCGAGGGCCGTCTCGCGGGCGAGCTGCCGCCGGGTTTCGCTCCTGCGTTCGAGTGGATGCTCGAGACCGGCGAGTGGGTGGTGCTCGCCTTCGAGGCGGTCGACGGTCGCGTGCCGGGGCCGTGGACGCTCGCCGAGCTCGACGCCGTGCTCGCATTGCAGGCCGAGCTCGCGTCCCTGCCGGCGCCCTCCGGCCTCCCGTCGGTCGGAGCGTGGTTCGCAGCGGGGCCGAGGGGCTGGCGCGAGCTGGGGAGCACGGCTCCGGATGCGGTGCCGGGATGGGCGCGGGGCCGGCTCGACGAGCTCATCGCCCTCGAACCGCAGGCGGTCGATGCGGCCGCGGGAACGTCGTTCGTGCACTTCGATCTGCGCTCCGACAACGTGCTGCTCGAGCCGAGCGGCGCCGTGCGACTCGTCGACTGGCCGCACTCCGGGTGCGGCGCCCCGTGGCTCGATCTGGCGTTCTTCGCACCGAGCGTCGCCGTCGACGGCGTCGCCGACGCGCCGGGTATCGACGCCGAAGCGGTGTTCCGCCGCTCGCCGCTGGCCGGGGACGTCGACCGCGGTCGGCTCGCGGCGGTCATGTGCGCCTGGGCGGGGAGGCAGCTCAGCAGTTCGCTGCGCGAGGATCCGCCGGGTGTGCCGGGGCTCCGCGCCTTCCAGCGCCGTCAGGCCGTGCCCGTGCTCGCGTGGGCGTCGGACCTGCTCGACCAGACCGCCTGA
- a CDS encoding IS481 family transposase translates to MTHANAPLTPEGRRRLAVLIVDDGWTVRRAAERFQCSPATASRWARRYRAGLPLTDRSSRPHSSPGRLPRKTERRILALRFVRRWGPHRIAYHLGLHRSTVGRVLARYRMPKLANIDQATGLPVRKPKPVRYEVAKPGQLVHVDIKKQGRIPDGGGWRVHGRGSAQDRHAGLARDKAARAGAAGSRGYRYLHHAVDDYSRVAYSEILDDERKETAAGFWNRANAFFTGLGVTVTAVMTDNGACYRSHAFADALGENVKHKWTKPYRPQTNGKVERFNRTLAAEWAYAKPYTSEAERTAAYDTWLHDYNHHRPHTGIGGQTPSQRVHNVTGKYS, encoded by the coding sequence GTGACTCACGCTAACGCGCCCTTGACGCCGGAGGGGCGTCGACGTCTTGCCGTTCTGATCGTCGATGACGGTTGGACTGTCCGCCGTGCGGCCGAACGCTTTCAGTGTTCGCCGGCGACGGCATCTCGGTGGGCTCGCCGGTACCGCGCCGGCCTGCCGCTGACCGACCGTAGTTCGAGGCCTCACTCGTCACCGGGCCGGCTGCCGCGCAAGACAGAACGGCGAATCCTCGCGTTGCGGTTCGTCCGTCGGTGGGGGCCGCACCGGATCGCGTATCACCTGGGGCTGCACCGTTCCACGGTCGGCCGGGTGCTCGCACGGTATCGGATGCCGAAGCTGGCGAACATCGACCAGGCCACAGGGCTGCCCGTCCGCAAGCCCAAGCCGGTGCGTTACGAAGTCGCCAAACCGGGCCAGTTGGTGCATGTGGACATCAAGAAGCAAGGCCGGATCCCCGACGGCGGCGGCTGGCGCGTCCACGGCCGCGGGTCCGCCCAGGACCGCCACGCTGGCCTCGCCCGCGACAAAGCCGCCCGGGCCGGCGCGGCAGGTTCACGCGGCTACCGCTACCTGCACCACGCCGTGGACGACTACTCACGGGTCGCGTACTCGGAGATCCTCGACGACGAACGCAAAGAGACCGCCGCCGGGTTCTGGAACCGCGCGAACGCGTTCTTCACCGGCCTCGGGGTGACAGTGACCGCGGTAATGACCGACAACGGTGCCTGCTACCGCTCCCACGCCTTCGCCGACGCCCTCGGCGAGAACGTGAAGCACAAGTGGACCAAGCCCTACCGGCCCCAGACCAACGGCAAAGTCGAACGGTTCAACCGAACCCTCGCCGCCGAATGGGCCTACGCGAAGCCCTACACCAGCGAAGCCGAACGAACCGCCGCCTACGACACCTGGCTCCATGACTACAATCACCACAGACCCCACACCGGCATCGGCGGCCAAACACCCTCACAACGCGTTCACAACGTCACGGGGAAGTACAGCTAG
- a CDS encoding YebC/PmpR family DNA-binding transcriptional regulator, whose amino-acid sequence MSGHSKWATTKHKKAVIDQRRAKSFAKLIKNIEVAAKMGGADLSGNPTLYDAVQKAKKTSVPNDNIDRAIKRGAGISGESVDYTTIMYEGYGPSGVALLIECLTDNKNRAAAEVRTLMTRNGGTMADPGSVAYNFARKGVIVVSKVDGLGEDDVLGAVLDAGAEEVTDEGETFEVITEASDMVGARTALQEAGIDYDSADAAFVPNLKVEIDVETARKIFRLIDALEDSDDVQNIYSNFDLTPEVAAQLEAED is encoded by the coding sequence ATGTCAGGTCACTCCAAGTGGGCGACGACGAAGCACAAGAAGGCGGTCATCGACCAGCGCCGGGCAAAGTCGTTCGCGAAGCTCATCAAGAACATCGAGGTCGCCGCGAAGATGGGCGGCGCCGACCTCTCGGGCAACCCGACGCTGTACGACGCCGTGCAGAAGGCGAAGAAGACCTCCGTCCCGAACGACAACATCGACCGCGCCATCAAGCGCGGCGCGGGCATCTCGGGCGAGAGCGTCGACTACACCACCATCATGTACGAGGGCTACGGCCCGAGCGGCGTGGCCCTGCTCATCGAGTGCCTCACCGACAACAAGAACCGCGCGGCGGCCGAGGTCCGCACGCTCATGACCCGCAACGGCGGCACCATGGCCGACCCGGGCAGCGTCGCCTACAACTTCGCGCGCAAGGGCGTCATCGTCGTCTCCAAGGTCGACGGCCTCGGCGAAGACGACGTGCTCGGCGCGGTGCTCGACGCCGGCGCCGAAGAGGTCACCGACGAGGGCGAGACCTTCGAGGTCATCACCGAGGCCTCCGACATGGTCGGTGCACGCACCGCGCTGCAGGAGGCCGGCATCGACTACGACTCCGCCGACGCCGCGTTCGTGCCGAACCTCAAGGTCGAGATCGACGTCGAGACCGCCCGGAAGATCTTCCGCCTCATCGACGCGCTCGAAGACAGCGACGACGTGCAGAACATCTACAGCAACTTCGACCTCACCCCCGAGGTGGCCGCCCAGCTCGAGGCCGAGGACTAA
- the ruvC gene encoding crossover junction endodeoxyribonuclease RuvC: MRVLGIDPGLTRCGVGVVDIEPNRTARLVDVVVLRSPADLDTPRRLERIATGLEAILEEHRPQAVALERVFARSDVSTIMGTAQISGVAMLIAARRALPVALHTPSEVKAAITGYGRADKKQVGAMVARILGLDEVPKPADAADALALAICHAWRGGGVQAAQERESAAAPGDAGLTPAQRAWRAAERAARASAGPRTLDT; encoded by the coding sequence GTGCGGGTGCTCGGCATCGACCCCGGCCTGACGCGATGCGGCGTCGGCGTCGTCGACATCGAGCCGAACCGCACAGCCCGGCTCGTCGACGTCGTCGTGCTCCGCTCGCCGGCCGACCTCGACACGCCGCGCCGCCTCGAGCGCATCGCGACGGGGCTCGAGGCGATCCTCGAGGAACACCGCCCGCAGGCGGTCGCCCTCGAACGCGTCTTCGCCAGAAGCGACGTGTCGACGATCATGGGCACGGCGCAGATCTCCGGCGTCGCCATGCTCATCGCGGCCCGCCGGGCGCTGCCGGTCGCCCTGCACACCCCGTCGGAGGTCAAGGCCGCCATCACCGGCTACGGCCGGGCGGACAAGAAGCAGGTCGGCGCCATGGTCGCGCGGATCCTCGGGCTCGACGAGGTGCCGAAGCCGGCGGATGCCGCCGACGCGCTCGCCCTGGCGATCTGCCACGCCTGGCGCGGCGGCGGGGTGCAGGCGGCCCAGGAGCGCGAGTCCGCCGCCGCCCCGGGGGATGCCGGGCTGACACCCGCTCAGCGCGCGTGGCGCGCCGCCGAGCGTGCCGCGAGGGCGTCGGCGGGTCCCCGTACCCTGGACACGTGA
- the ruvA gene encoding Holliday junction branch migration protein RuvA: MISSLRGTVLAASGSTLVIDVGGVGFAVQVPPALSLASRVGEEALVHTSLIVREDALTLFGFAAAEELEVFELLIGVTGVGPKSALGVLSAMSPEQVAAAVDAEDDAAFRRVSGIGPKTAKLIVLSLAGKLVVAAAGGEPEVRAAASDDVLAALTGLGWPERVARQTIDELVAESEAARTASVQGLLRMTLGRLGQGGKAAS; this comes from the coding sequence GTGATCTCCTCTCTGCGCGGCACCGTCCTCGCCGCATCCGGCAGCACCCTCGTGATCGACGTCGGCGGCGTCGGCTTCGCCGTGCAGGTGCCGCCGGCGCTCTCGCTCGCGAGCCGGGTGGGCGAGGAGGCGCTGGTGCACACCTCGCTCATCGTGCGCGAGGATGCGCTCACCCTCTTCGGCTTCGCCGCCGCCGAGGAGCTCGAGGTCTTCGAGCTGCTGATCGGGGTGACCGGCGTCGGGCCGAAGTCGGCGCTCGGGGTGCTCTCGGCGATGAGCCCCGAGCAGGTCGCCGCGGCCGTCGACGCCGAGGACGATGCGGCGTTCCGTCGGGTGAGCGGCATCGGGCCGAAGACGGCCAAGCTCATCGTGCTCTCGCTGGCCGGCAAGCTCGTGGTGGCCGCCGCGGGCGGCGAGCCGGAGGTTCGGGCGGCGGCGAGCGACGACGTGCTCGCCGCGCTCACCGGGCTCGGCTGGCCCGAGCGCGTCGCCCGGCAGACGATCGACGAACTCGTCGCCGAGAGCGAGGCGGCGCGCACGGCGAGCGTGCAGGGTCTGCTGAGGATGACGCTCGGCCGCCTCGGCCAGGGCGGGAAGGCGGCATCGTGA
- the ruvB gene encoding Holliday junction branch migration DNA helicase RuvB: MTEPVALTDPHLAGDAELAFEGALRPKNLGEFVGQAKVRGQLQLLLRAAELQQRSPDHILLAGPPGLGKTTLAMIVAHEGGRPLRMSSGPAIQHAGDLAAILSSLVPGEVLFIDEIHRMARSAEEMLYLAMEDFRIDIMVGKGAGATSVPLDLAPFTLVGATTRSGLLPNPLRDRFGFTAHLEFYDESELREVLARAARMLGLDIDAEAIAEIAGRCRGTPRIANRLLRRVRDYALVEAADGGSGRPDVGAVRAALELYDVDALGLDRLDRAVMETILTRFGGGPVGLSTLAVSVGEEAETIEAVVEPFLVRIGLITRTPRGRVATPAAWRHFGLDDANTTAGSDTPRLPIDDL; encoded by the coding sequence GTGACCGAGCCGGTGGCCCTGACCGATCCGCACCTCGCCGGAGACGCCGAGCTGGCCTTCGAAGGCGCGCTGCGACCCAAGAACCTCGGCGAGTTCGTCGGCCAGGCCAAGGTCCGCGGGCAGCTGCAGCTCCTGCTGCGGGCCGCGGAGCTGCAGCAGCGCTCGCCCGACCACATCCTGCTGGCCGGCCCGCCCGGCCTCGGGAAGACGACCCTCGCGATGATCGTGGCCCACGAGGGCGGCCGCCCGCTGCGGATGTCGAGCGGCCCCGCGATCCAGCACGCCGGCGACCTCGCCGCGATCCTCTCCTCGCTCGTGCCCGGCGAAGTGCTCTTCATCGACGAGATCCACCGCATGGCCCGCTCGGCGGAGGAGATGCTCTACCTCGCGATGGAGGACTTCCGCATCGACATCATGGTCGGCAAGGGCGCCGGGGCGACCTCCGTGCCGCTCGACCTCGCGCCCTTCACGCTCGTCGGCGCGACGACCCGGTCGGGCCTCCTGCCGAACCCGTTGCGCGACCGCTTCGGCTTCACGGCGCACCTCGAGTTCTACGACGAGTCCGAACTGCGAGAGGTGCTCGCCCGCGCCGCGCGCATGCTCGGGCTCGACATCGACGCCGAGGCGATCGCCGAGATCGCCGGGCGATGCCGAGGAACGCCCCGCATCGCCAACCGTCTGCTGCGCCGCGTCCGCGACTATGCGCTCGTCGAGGCCGCCGACGGCGGCAGCGGCAGGCCCGACGTCGGCGCGGTGCGCGCGGCCCTCGAACTCTACGACGTCGATGCGCTCGGCCTCGACCGGCTCGATCGCGCCGTCATGGAGACGATCCTCACCCGTTTCGGCGGCGGGCCCGTGGGTCTGTCGACGCTCGCGGTCTCGGTCGGCGAGGAGGCCGAGACGATCGAGGCCGTCGTCGAGCCCTTCCTCGTGCGGATCGGCCTCATCACCCGCACTCCGCGAGGGCGTGTGGCGACCCCCGCCGCCTGGCGGCATTTCGGTCTCGACGACGCGAATACGACGGCGGGAAGCGACACACCGCGACTGCCGATCGATGACCTATAA
- the yajC gene encoding preprotein translocase subunit YajC, which produces MDPFTIIMLVVLAVLIFFMFRNSRKRQAEARELQSKVQPGADVMTNFGVFGTILSIDEDENQVKLETSPGTVLTVHRQTIARVIDAPAPEAAAAATTGEAAEPEFGERIEEAAGEAGTSGDDASGDAKPDEPKSEN; this is translated from the coding sequence ATGGACCCGTTCACTATCATCATGCTCGTCGTCCTGGCGGTGCTGATCTTCTTCATGTTCCGCAACTCCCGCAAGCGTCAGGCGGAGGCGCGTGAGCTGCAGTCGAAGGTCCAGCCGGGTGCGGATGTGATGACGAACTTCGGCGTGTTCGGCACGATCCTCTCGATCGACGAGGACGAGAACCAGGTCAAGCTCGAGACGAGCCCCGGCACCGTGCTGACGGTCCACCGCCAGACGATCGCGCGCGTCATCGACGCCCCGGCCCCCGAGGCCGCCGCCGCTGCGACCACCGGCGAGGCTGCGGAGCCCGAGTTCGGCGAGCGGATCGAGGAAGCGGCCGGAGAGGCCGGCACCTCGGGAGACGACGCCTCCGGCGACGCGAAGCCCGACGAGCCGAAGTCCGAGAACTGA
- the secD gene encoding protein translocase subunit SecD, with protein MASARKRSTRPTSVRKAWRSLSWLGVIIVALFGINAAGVIWGGGSWTPKLALDLEGGTQIILAPQLESGQTVSQEQLDQAVSIIRQRVDASGVSESEINTQGNNVVVQIPGELDEQTRQRVQSSAKLELRPVLLAGQPSDEAIGDPSASPTPEPEEEPLESTPSVPPTDGSDLNWVTPALQDEFDTFQCSTLDDAETNVAPADEPLVTCDQSRTVKYLLGPVEVSGEHITDATSGMAQTQTGATTGEWVVNLVFDGTGTKEFAKVSARLFALKAESPRDQFAFVLDGGVLSAPQMNGVISNGKPQISGSFTQESAKALADQLKFGALPISFTVQSSDTISATLGSAQLQNGLIAGLIGLILVVIYTLFQYRLLGTVTIASLVVAGVITYLAITILSWREGYRLSLAGVAGLIVAIGFTADSFIIYFERVRDELRDGRGLVSAVEAGWKRAFRTVLASKGVNLLAAIVLFILAVGSVKGFAFTLGLTTVIDVLIVIMFTHPMLQLLAQTKFFSSGHSWSGLDPTALGAVYRGRAEFRKPTAVPAKKAAASAGEAKRRQTIAERKAQTSTAEAEPTTEGKDS; from the coding sequence GTGGCGTCAGCACGAAAGCGATCCACCCGCCCGACTTCCGTGAGGAAGGCCTGGCGCTCGCTCAGCTGGCTGGGCGTCATCATCGTCGCGCTCTTCGGCATCAATGCCGCAGGCGTGATCTGGGGCGGCGGATCGTGGACGCCCAAGCTCGCGCTCGACCTCGAGGGCGGCACGCAGATCATCCTCGCGCCGCAGCTCGAGAGCGGGCAGACGGTCTCGCAGGAGCAGCTCGACCAGGCGGTCTCGATCATCCGGCAGCGGGTCGACGCCTCGGGCGTCTCGGAGTCCGAGATCAACACGCAGGGCAACAACGTCGTCGTGCAGATCCCGGGCGAGCTGGACGAGCAGACGCGTCAGCGGGTGCAGTCCTCGGCGAAGCTCGAACTGCGGCCCGTGCTGCTGGCCGGCCAGCCCTCCGACGAGGCCATCGGCGACCCGAGCGCGAGCCCGACGCCGGAGCCCGAGGAGGAACCGCTCGAGTCGACCCCCTCGGTGCCGCCGACCGACGGCAGCGACCTGAACTGGGTCACCCCGGCGCTGCAGGACGAGTTCGACACCTTCCAGTGCTCCACCCTCGACGACGCCGAGACGAACGTCGCCCCGGCAGACGAGCCCCTCGTCACCTGCGACCAGAGCCGAACCGTCAAGTACCTCCTCGGCCCCGTCGAGGTCAGCGGCGAGCACATCACGGACGCGACGAGCGGCATGGCCCAGACGCAGACCGGCGCCACGACCGGCGAGTGGGTCGTCAACCTCGTCTTCGACGGCACCGGCACCAAGGAGTTCGCGAAGGTCTCGGCGCGACTGTTCGCCCTGAAGGCCGAGTCCCCGCGCGACCAGTTCGCCTTCGTGCTCGACGGCGGTGTGCTCTCGGCACCGCAGATGAACGGCGTCATCTCCAACGGCAAGCCTCAGATCTCCGGCAGCTTCACCCAGGAGTCGGCCAAGGCCCTCGCCGATCAGCTGAAGTTCGGCGCCCTGCCGATCAGCTTCACGGTGCAATCCTCCGACACAATCTCGGCGACACTCGGAAGCGCGCAGCTGCAGAACGGCCTCATCGCCGGCCTCATCGGCCTGATCCTGGTCGTCATCTACACCCTCTTCCAATACCGATTGCTCGGCACGGTGACGATCGCCTCGCTCGTCGTGGCGGGTGTGATCACCTATCTGGCGATCACGATCCTGTCCTGGCGCGAGGGCTACCGGCTCTCACTGGCCGGCGTCGCGGGCCTGATCGTCGCGATCGGCTTTACCGCGGACTCGTTCATCATCTACTTCGAACGCGTCAGAGACGAGTTGCGCGACGGCCGAGGGCTGGTCTCGGCCGTCGAGGCCGGCTGGAAGCGCGCCTTCCGCACCGTCCTGGCCTCGAAGGGCGTGAACTTGCTGGCGGCGATCGTGCTGTTCATCCTCGCGGTCGGCAGCGTCAAGGGCTTCGCCTTCACCCTCGGGCTCACGACCGTGATCGACGTGCTCATCGTCATCATGTTCACGCACCCGATGCTCCAGCTGCTCGCGCAGACGAAGTTCTTCTCGAGCGGGCATTCATGGTCGGGCCTGGATCCGACCGCTCTCGGCGCCGTCTACCGGGGCCGGGCGGAGTTCCGGAAGCCCACGGCGGTGCCCGCCAAGAAAGCCGCTGCCAGCGCCGGCGAGGCCAAGCGCCGGCAGACCATCGCCGAACGCAAGGCGCAGACGTCGACCGCCGAGGCGGAACCGACCACCGAGGGGAAGGACTCCTGA
- the secF gene encoding protein translocase subunit SecF, giving the protein MASRLTTFGNDLYTGKRSFNFVGGRRTWYLIVGILVIASVLVPVVRGFNFGIEFRGGSQFQITNVAEAEAQPAIDAVASVVPETVAKVTIVGADGVRVQTDQLEQDDSHAVAAALSKAYDVDAAEVTSSYIGPSWGADVTRQAIFGLIAFLLLATIIMALYFRTWKMSIAAIIALLCDLVVTVGVYAAVGFEITPAAMIGILTILSYSLYDTVVVFDKVRENTAEDGEESKRTFAESVNLAVNQTLVRSINTSVVAALPVAAILFIGAGVLGADTLRDISLALLVGIIVGTWSTVFLAAPLYSQLREGEPAVKRHDQRVLKERERAGGTPGLAELAAE; this is encoded by the coding sequence ATGGCCAGCCGTCTCACCACCTTCGGCAACGACCTCTACACGGGCAAGCGCTCGTTCAACTTCGTCGGCGGCCGCCGCACCTGGTACCTCATCGTCGGGATCCTCGTGATCGCCTCGGTGCTCGTCCCGGTCGTACGCGGCTTCAACTTCGGCATCGAATTCCGCGGCGGTTCGCAGTTCCAGATCACCAACGTCGCCGAGGCCGAAGCGCAGCCGGCGATCGACGCCGTCGCCTCGGTCGTCCCCGAGACCGTCGCCAAGGTCACCATCGTCGGCGCCGACGGCGTCCGCGTGCAGACCGACCAGCTCGAGCAGGACGACTCCCACGCCGTCGCCGCGGCGCTGTCGAAGGCCTACGACGTCGACGCCGCCGAGGTGACCTCCTCCTACATCGGACCGAGTTGGGGCGCCGATGTCACCAGGCAGGCGATCTTCGGCCTGATCGCCTTCCTCCTGCTCGCCACGATCATCATGGCGCTCTACTTCCGCACCTGGAAGATGTCCATCGCCGCGATCATCGCGCTGCTCTGCGACCTCGTCGTCACCGTCGGCGTGTATGCGGCGGTCGGCTTCGAGATCACCCCCGCCGCGATGATCGGCATTCTGACGATCCTCAGTTACTCGCTCTACGACACCGTCGTCGTCTTCGACAAGGTGCGCGAGAACACGGCCGAGGACGGCGAGGAGTCCAAGCGCACCTTCGCCGAGTCCGTGAACCTCGCCGTGAACCAGACTCTGGTGCGTTCGATCAACACGAGCGTGGTGGCGGCCCTGCCCGTCGCGGCGATCCTCTTCATCGGTGCGGGCGTGCTCGGCGCCGACACGCTGCGCGACATCTCGCTCGCCCTGCTCGTCGGCATCATCGTCGGCACCTGGTCGACCGTCTTCCTCGCGGCCCCGCTGTACTCCCAGCTCCGCGAGGGCGAGCCGGCCGTCAAGCGCCACGACCAGCGGGTGCTCAAGGAGCGCGAGCGGGCCGGCGGCACCCCGGGCCTCGCGGAACTCGCGGCTGAATGA